The genomic stretch ACCAACTGGACCATTGGCACCAGGATAAACAACAAAGGGATCACCGTTGGGCAAGATTGGCCATAATTCACCATCGAATACCCTGTAAGGATCAATCAACTCGGTGGTACCATGCTTATACCAATAGTTGTAGCCCCAGTGCAAAAATCCCAAGGACTCAAAGCGATAGAACAACCAACCAGCACCCCGTATTTTCGCTAGGGGTGTATCCACAAATCTGTTCAGAAACCGTCCCCGAGGCTGACAACAAAAGTAGTCCCAGCGGGGAATGCCTTTCTCGTAAAAGTCCTTTGATGTACTAATACTGGCCACTGGAATATCGGTCAGTCCTAGTTCCGTAAAGTCTGGCTGACTTAGAGCATCCATCACTTTCATCCACGGAGCAAGAACCCTTAGGATTTCCCGTGCCCTTTTGTAATTGGACAAATGCTCTAGCTGGGGTTCGTCGGAAAGATGAAAGTAGGATCTGTTCATTAGCCCCTCTGCATCTAGAAAACCTTTGAACCGAGGTAAAAACTCTGCAAGAAACTCGGTATATACCTGGGAATCTGCTTGGGTATCCTCTGGCCAAAGGAGCCGTTCTTCATATTGACCATCATAGTTCTCATAGATCCGGATCCCGTAGTTAGCTCCCCATTGGGAGAAAAGATGCGTCCATTCGAGGTACTCCATCCCACAATTCTTCGCTAGATCCACCCACCGCTTCACATCGCGCCAATCAAATTCATAGCTACCATCGGTGCTTCTGCGCACACGGAGTAATTGCGTGGGACGTTTCACCCCATCGGTAGGGGGCGTAAACAATGGTGTGTGACATACATTTGTACCATGCTCCACCAGGTCTGTAATGTATGGTCTTACGATCCTCCAAAAGCTATCATCAAAGGG from Limnochordia bacterium encodes the following:
- a CDS encoding DUF4091 domain-containing protein, which translates into the protein MISYWIASSMERVFKRSRPRTNRYLRLDLGRRDKASFQVCVRNSTEESLAVNVVVNSDVFDVGVRRVGYVPCAHISTGHRDDDIDALGYVPGFIPDPLFFEVETTLARNETESFWISLKSPEDCPLGLHRISVILQVSNDASYTVEADVFVHPVTLEKRRDFPVTHWCCTDALCDWYGVEPFDDSFWRIVRPYITDLVEHGTNVCHTPLFTPPTDGVKRPTQLLRVRRSTDGSYEFDWRDVKRWVDLAKNCGMEYLEWTHLFSQWGANYGIRIYENYDGQYEERLLWPEDTQADSQVYTEFLAEFLPRFKGFLDAEGLMNRSYFHLSDEPQLEHLSNYKRAREILRVLAPWMKVMDALSQPDFTELGLTDIPVASISTSKDFYEKGIPRWDYFCCQPRGRFLNRFVDTPLAKIRGAGWLFYRFESLGFLHWGYNYWYKHGTTELIDPYRVFDGELWPILPNGDPFVVYPGANGPVGSLRWEVFAESLNDYTLLQTLRLRSDDSSLSFFKAYDDYPQDRSWYELTRAALLFGKGE